In the Acropora muricata isolate sample 2 chromosome 10, ASM3666990v1, whole genome shotgun sequence genome, one interval contains:
- the LOC136888469 gene encoding beta-1 adrenergic receptor-like: MENVTEVPGSSSYYFHTTFCNEEITSGGNNHAMLIVVLNVFFSGTASVGNAIILVALQRESSLYPPTKVLLRCLATSDLFVGLFAEPFRIARFLSILHERWIICQYTSLASFICGYALASVSLLTVTAISLDRFLALRLGLIYRQVVTLKRSILVVVAIWVVSIVSSLMYFWSHRITLCYGYTVISLSLVVTTFAYTTILFSLRQRKALQQDNQDVQVPALNIARYKKAVSSSLWVLVTLCVCHLPFALIDGLFSQREASQPLFISRAFSVTLLYLNSSLNPILYCWKITEVRKAVKNLIGKLFCCFGNNVNSLVV, translated from the coding sequence ATGGAAAACGTTACAGAGGTGCCAGGCAGTTCCTCCTACTATTTCCATACGACGTTTTGCAACGAAGAGATAACCAGCGGTGGGAACAACCATGCAATGCTGATTGTAGTGcttaatgttttcttttcggGGACTGCATCTGTGGGAAACGCTATCATCTTAGTTGCGCTTCAGAGAGAGTCGTCTCTATACCCTCCTACCAAGGTTTTACTTCGCTGTTTGGCGACAAGCGACCTCTTCGTAGGCCTTTTTGCAGAGCCCTTTCGGATCGCACGCTTCCTTTCCATACTGCATGAAAGGTGGATAATTTGCCAATACACCTCGCTTGCAAGTTTCATATGTGGCTATGCTTTGGCTTCAGTTTCGCTGTTGACAGTAACGGCAATAAGTTTGGACAGATTCCTAGCGTTGCGTTTAGGCCTGATTTACAGACAAGTTGTAACTTTAAAACGATCTATCTTGGTTGTCGTTGCGATATGGGTGGTGTCCATTGTTAGCTCCCTCATGTACTTTTGGAGCCATCGGATAACCCTTTGTTACGGTTACACTGTGATATCACTGAGCTTAGTTGTCACGACTTTCGCCTACACCACGATCCTTTTCTCTCTTCGCCAGCGTAAAGCCCTGCAGCAGGACAATCAAGACGTCCAAGTACCTGCCCTGAACATAGCGAGGTATAAGAAAGCTGTGTCAAGTTCTCTGTGGGTGCTAGTGACGTTGTGCGTTTGCCACTTGCCATTTGCTCTTATTGACGGGTTGTTTTCTCAACGAGAAGCTTCTCAACCTCTTTTCATAAGCCGGGCCTTTTCAGTTACTTTGCTTTACTTAAACTCCTCACTGAACCCGATTCTATATTGCTGGAAGATCACAGAGGTCAGAAAAGCGGTCAAAAATCTTATCGGCAAactcttttgttgttttggtaaTAATGTTAACTCTTTGGTCGTGTAA
- the LOC136888465 gene encoding uncharacterized protein KIAA1958-like, with amino-acid sequence MYTATKSFERFRQPKSVEDEKKSVDNAVPKSTAYKTKWSCKVFEEWKQNRLVKSCTLEPGGLFTTKDFEEGVQSLDTAITDMSGCSLNYWLSKFVQEVSNSSGERYPSRSLYSIICGLKRHLSDVNGSAALNPLEMSDRRFVTFRRVLDAEMKEATRMGVTLKTKGDEKEAVNNEEEELFWSKGLFGQSSARSLLNTVYFYNGKLFGLRASEHRSITLANIRVFDDFIKFEENVSKTFHGGICDLKYVPRSVTHICHSKGQSHERCLVELYRLYIGLCETFGKDISAFYFKPKPRTLGFYKVPVGINSLNKILPDLCSAVGIKKKTAHCLRVTCASRLFQSGVDEKLIRERTGHVSNALFKYEKASEDQAKHVSNILSADQSSYGNVKEEIKNEFPMNDKAEEKRVEKNFSIFEYVKFSDCEVNVFVNGLK; translated from the exons ATGTATACCGCAACAAAGTCGTTTGAGAGATTTCGGCAGCCGAAAAGTGTGGAAGATGAGAAGAAAAGTGTTGATAACGCAGTACCGAAATCAACAGCTTACAAAACCAAATGGTCATGTAaggttttcgaggaatggaaacAGAATCGATTAGTGAAGTCCTGTACTTTGGAACCCGGCGGCCTTTTTACCACGAAAGACTTCGAAGAAGGAGTACAAAGTTTGGACACGGCCATTACAGATATGTCTGGATGCAGTCTCAACTACTGGCTGTCGAAGTTCGTTCAAGAAGTAAGCAATTCTTCTGGGGAGCGCTATCCTTCCCGTTCGTTGTACTCAATTATTTGCGGACTGAAGCGCCACCTTTCTGATGTAAATGGTAGTGCTGCATTGAATCCATTGGAGATGTCCGACCGACG GTTTGTGACATTTCGGCGTGTTTTGGATGCAGAAATGAAGGAAGCAACGCGAATGGGTgtgactttgaaaacaaaaggagaCGAGAAGGAGGCTGTAAAtaacgaagaagaagaactaTTTTGGTCGAAAGGACTATTTGGACAGTCATCAGCTAGGTCACTTCTAAACACTGTTTATTTTTATAATGGAAAGTTATTTGGGCTACGAGCTTCCGAGCATAGAAGTATCACTTTAGCAAATATAAGAGTTTTCGATGATTTTATCAAATTCGAGGAGAATGTTTCCAAAACTTTTCATGGTGGCATTTGTGATTTGAAATACGTTCCGCGTTCTGTGACACACATCTGTCACTCGAAAGGCCAGTCCCATGAGCGATGCCTTGTTGAGTTATATCGTTTATATATTGGTTTATGTGAAACATTTGGCAAAGATATCAGTGCTTTTTACTTCAAGCCTAAACCTCGAACATTAGGATTTTACAAGGTTCCGGTGGGGATAAACtcattgaataaaattttgccAGATTTGTGCAGCGCAGTTgggataaagaaaaaaacagcccATTGTCTTCGGGTTACATGTGCTTCTAGGTTATTCCAGAGTGGAGTAGACGAAAAACTCATCAGAGAACGTACTGGTCATGTATCTAATGCACTGTTCAAGTATGAAAAGGCCAGCGAAGATCAAGCTAAACATGTTTCTAACATTTTGAGCGCAGATCAAAGTAGTTATGGGAAcgttaaagaagaaattaagaacGAATTTCCAATGAATGACAAGGCTGAAGAAAAACGTGTAGAAAAGAATTTTTCTATTTTCGAATATGTCAAGTTTAGTGACTGTGAAgtaaatgtttttgtaaatggGCTCAAATAA
- the LOC136888470 gene encoding uncharacterized protein produces MQGSENSSVEYTSLPPATSTPSANFLDHWAWKLYSYCFASLFGLFALIDIIVIVQQSTFHSLSRSTHARFSTVQLFLASTLKSACLLWSPTFINSESKEVITGVLLLDCISVGLNLSAFSILLLVLLETTQTSLTIPRLQNLGVLIAITGAFSTVMLLLNLMALWQHSLEWYFASYLYVFVWGILVCVGYTVAGYRMWRNLKSSRSQGNEIKESRLKRIISLTFISPFITAAILLLSVFMAGCDYGILVGLEVSEHSIWARFVALVLLRTCELVIMLIIFGMVIRTKCQRSKEDNAPTLQLGTFDNE; encoded by the coding sequence ATGCAGGGGAGCGAAAACTCATCAGTCGAATACACTTCTCTGCCACCGGCCACGTCAACTCCATCTGCGAATTTCCTCGATCATTGGGCTTGGAAACTCTACAGTTACTGTTTTGCAAGTTTATTCGGCCTGTTTGCTCTGATTGACATTATTGTCATCGTTCAACAAAGCACATTTCATTCACTAAGCCGAAGCACCCACGCTCGCTTTTCCACTGTGCAACTCTTTCTTGCATCGACACTTAAATCAGCTTGTCTTCTTTGGAGCCCAACATTTATAAACAGCGAGTCGAAAGAAGTCATAACTGGGGTGCTTCTTTTGGATTGTATCTCAGTAGGTTTGAACCTCTCTGCGTTCAGCATTTTACTTCTCGTATTGCTGGAAACGACCCAGACATCGCTCACAATTCCAAGATTGCAAAACCTCGGCGTATTAATAGCTATTACAGGCGCTTTCTCGACGGTCATGCTACTGCTGAATTTGATGGCTTTGTGGCAGCATAGTTTGGAATGGTATTTTGCATCCTACTTGTACGTCTTTGTATGGGGGATATTGGTTTGTGTGGGTTACACTGTAGCAGGGTACAGAATGTGGCGAAACTTGAAGTCGTCGCGAAGCCAAGGCAACGAGATAAAAGAAAGCAGATTGAAAAGGATTATATCTCTAACATTCATATCACCTTTCATCACGGCCGCCATTTTACTTCTCAGTGTTTTCATGGCGGGCTGTGATTACGGTATACTGGTGGGACTAGAGGTGTCAGAACACTCGATATGGGCGCGGTTCGTTGCTTTGGTTCTGCTACGAACCTGTGAATTGGTGATAATGTTAATTATATTTGGAATGGTGATACGAACGAAGTGTCAAAGAAGTAAGGAGGATAACGCACCAACGCTGCAGTTGGGTACATTTGATAATGAATAA
- the LOC136888464 gene encoding protein TANC1-like — translation MSESHPASPDWQSKILKKEYQNWLSVGHALSLMSDGLRPYVEREMKLFHKKLLTNLTSASNCVCPNPKKHDKTCAWSNDLIGCHRGGKPKWSQSDSTKWSDINCGCWEIAKLFMADLGTSAAAVVDANTTDCTALINLIYWCNHFKVDGQLSNAVRETRNTKWAHVPRQELTDAQKSDALNAMRNLLQDPELVDDADAQKALHEITSMEKELDVRSVERKVLADFQLAVYDQLGKFEQEMQKMPKMEKRSLKLERQVNMLESLYQDVKGRMEEMERRNTPHTTWNSIGRLLGKSLQILAGNLNSLHTKSVSHWSFLIIILTCFMCLDHNSYNDGCPLEIGDVPFDTNEFNFTSQLNVAREGFTGRQWLYHNIESLLLDSEGDRVPGVLIVGEPGAGKSALSAQLICSRSSNPYIHKRILGYHLCKHSDKATQDPGRFVRNLVDLIARRIPQYRMLIYKSSFITKILERRCLRDPYECFEQAVVVPLHRIQLEDEIQNYFFVVDALDECSDRGDSGSSMVYFIKESYERLPSWIHLILTSRNDPKVLNHFSSFPKLNLSSTDSRNLEDIEIFITTKTFENPSLLKRLKVNLGFGSRDEVSNLTSKLLHQSQGNFLFAKEMLLYLKKDPHGVDLNKLPNTIGEHYESYLRRAFRSREQFKSARAILEVLVSSFEPLKIDRLIAVLRMREKIDYEYDFVDTLKSLSHFITYGRDNTVSLFHLSFQEWLTSPQNLGSPYYVSRSRGHTRLSEYYMKLVRMNPNSSEDIYRLAQHITFDENGEKFLDEFRAIDASFINSTIDNENRTLLHLAANKKNAKALKLIGSSFHDIDCQDKYGFTPAFVASINGLLENVDLLLRQGANMEHRTKPPPLPNSFSWDPIERSKTVFWNSSMMHVAAAGGHRKVVLLLLERNASFTGLNAVNLTAIELAAENGHLEVVKILYERGARLHHLSLQHAAFNGHTDVVEFIQSVGVADHCMRCDGSFYWLGNKTRYQAASPNTVDYILSDDRFKILCQSAPHLAVAKNHTKVVNRLLLQDSTTNLCTDFTGRTPLHEAVRQNHVEIAELLIKNGARIRSKCSFFQNFSVPDVDVSKTRRRNHLSEKELLEYEKDLCHCGSTPFFLAARYGHIEVANLLLLHGARPEVMDCFGTTPLLEAACHGHYEFEDWLNLQRPRLSTFPHSGAICSNKKDVKPR, via the exons ATGAGCGAATCGCACCCTGCTTCACCTGACTGGCAGTCAAAAATACTCAAGAAAGAGTATCAGAATTGGCTTTCTGTTGGGCACGCCCTGTCGCTTATGTCAGATGGCTTAAGACCTTATGTTGAGAGAGAGATGAAGCTCTTCCATAAGAAGTTACTGACAAACCTTACTTCTGCCTCCAATTGCGTTTGTCCCAATCCAAAAAAGCATGACAAAACATGCGCATGGTCCAACGACCTGATTGGATGCCACAGAGGAGGCAAACCGAAATGGAGTCAAAGTGATTCAACGAAATGGAGTGACATTAATTGTGGTTGTTGGGAAATAGCTAAACTGTTCATGGCTGATTTAGGAACTAGTGCGGCGGCCGTGGTAGATGCAAACACCACGGATTGTACTGCCTTAATAAATCTCATTTATTGGTGCAATCATTTTAAAGTGGACGGTCAGCTCAGCAACGCAGTTCGGGAAACACGCAATACAAAATGGGCGCATGTTCCAAGACAAGAGCTCACTGACGCTCAAAAATCGGACGCTTTGAATGCAATGCGAAACCTTCTTCAAGATCCAGAGCTAGTTGATGATGCTGATGCCCAGAAAGCTCTTCACGAAATCACTTCTATGGAAAAGGAATTGGATGTAAGAAGCGTGGAAAGAAAAGTTTTGGCTGATTTTCAATTGGCGGTTTATGATCAACTCGGAAAATTTGAGCAAGAAATGCAAAAGATGCCAAAGATGGAAAAGAGGTCACTTAAATTAGAAAGACAAGTAAATATGTTGGAAAGTTTATATCAGGACGTTAAAGGTCGAATGGAGGAAATGGAACGACGCAATACGCCGCACACAACATGGAACTCCATTGGAAGGTTACTAGGTAAATCTCTACAAATTCTAGCAGGAAATTTGAACAGTTTGCACACCAAGTCAGTTTCGCATTGGAGCTTTCTTATAATTATCCTGACTTGTTTTATGTGTTTGGACCATAATTCCTACAATGATG GTTGCCCTTTGGAAATTGGAGATGTTCCCTTCGACACCAACGAATTTAACTTTACAAGTCAGCTGAACGTGGCTCGAGAAGGCTTTACTGGGCGCCAATGGCTTTACCATAACATAGAATCACTTTTGTTGGACTCAGAAGGCGACCGTGTTCCTGGGGTCCTGATAGTTGGCGAGCCAGGAGCAGGAAAATCTGCATTAAGCGCCCAATTGATTTGCTCCCGATCATCTAATCCCTACATTCACAAACGCATCCTTGGCTACCATTTGTGCAAACATTCAGATAAAGCGACGCAGGATCCTGGTCGTTTCGTTCGAAATTTAGTTGACTTGATAGCGAGAAGAATTCCTCAATATAGGATGCTAATTTACAAGAGCTCTTTTATTACAAAAATTCTAGAAAGAAGATGTTTGCGGGATCCTTACGAGTGCTTTGAACAGGCTGTCGTGGTTCCTCTGCATCGGATCCAGCTAGAAGATGAAATCcaaaactatttttttgttGTAGACGCCTTGGATGAATGCAGCGATAGAGGTGATTCTGGTTCATCTATGGTGTATTTTATCAAAGAAAGCTACGAAAGGCTTCCGTCTTGGATACATCTGATATTAACATCGCGAAATGACCCGAAGGTATTGAATCATTTCAGCAGttttccaaaattaaatttgtctTCCACAGACTCGAGGAACTTGGAAGACATTGAAATCTTTATAACCACCAAGACGTTCGAGAATCCATCCCTCCTCAAAAGGCTGAAGGTTAACCTAGGCTTTGGAAGCAGAGACGAGGTTTCCAATTTAACCAGTAAGCTATTGCACCAAAGTCAAGGAAATTTTCTTTTCGCAAAAGAGATGCTTCTTTATCTGAAAAAAGATCCGCATGGTGTTGATTTGAACAAACTCCCAAACACGATTGGTGAACACTACGAGAGTTACTTGAGAAGAGCGTTTCGGTCCAGAGAACAGTTTAAATCTGCGCGTGCAATATTAGAAGTACTAGTTTCTTCCTTTGAACCGCTGAAGATTGATCGTCTGATTGCCGTTTTAAGAATGCGCGAGAAAATCGACTACGAATACGACTTTGTCGACACACTGAAATCTCTCTCACATTTTATTACATACGGAAGAGACAATACCGTAAGTCTCTTTCACCTTTCGTTTCAAGAGTGGCTCACCAGTCCGCAGAACCTTGGCAGCCCATATTACGTTAGTCGCAGTCGTGGTCACACTCGCTTGTCCGAATATTATATGAAGTTAGTTAGGATGAATCCCAACTCGTCAGAGGACATTTATCGACTAGCGCAGCACATAACCTTTGATGAAAATGGAGAGAAATTTCTCGACGAGTTTAGGGCTATCGACGCCTCTTTTATAAACAGCACTATTGATAATGAAAATAGAACTCTTCTACACCTTGCagccaacaaaaaaaatgcaaaagctCTTAAGTTAATAGGATCGTCTTTTCACGATATAGACTGCCAAGATAAGTACGGATTTACTCCAGCTTTTGTAGCTAGCATAAATGGTCTTTTAGAAAACGTTGACCTCTTGTTAAGGCAAGGGGCGAACATGGAACACCGAACAAAGCCACCTCCTCTCCCAAACTCATTTTCGTGGGATCCGATTGAAAGATCCAAAACAGTTTTCTGGAATTCATCTATGATGCACGTGGCTGCGGCTGGTGGTCATCGTAAAGTTGTGCTACTACTACTGGAAAGGAATGCATCATTTACCGGGTTAAATGCTGTCAACTTAACTGCCATAGAATTGGCTGCAGAAAACGGTCATTTGGAAGTTGTCAAGATTTTGTACGAGCGCGGAGCACGGCTACATCACTTATCTCTCCAGCACGCCGCGTTTAACGGTCATACAGACGTAGTAGAATTTATTCAAAGTGTTGGTGTGGCTGATCACTGTATGAGGTGCGACGGCTCCTTTTATTGGCTTGGCAACAAAACCCGTTATCAAGCAGCGTCTCCCAATACCGTTGACTACATTTTGTCCGACGACCGCTTCAAAATCCTTTGTCAAAGCGCACCTCACTTGGCAGTCGCAAAAAATCATACAAAAGTGGTCAATAGGCTTCTGCTACAGGACAGCACAACAAACCTTTGCACAGATTTTACTGGTCGCACACCACTCCACGAAGCCGTCAGACAGAATCATGTGGAGATAGCAGAGCTCCTAATAAAGAACGGGGCAAGAATTCGAAGCAAGTGTTCATTCTTTCAAAACTTTTCCGTCCCTGACGTCGACGTCTCGAAAACCAGAAGAAGGAACCATCTAAGTGAAAAAGAATTATTGGAGTATGAAAAAGATCTCTGCCATTGTGGGTCGACCCCTTTTTTTCTTGCTGCAAGGTATGGTCACATTGAAGTAGCAAACCTTCTATTACTTCATGGAGCCCGGCCTGAAGTGATGGACTGCTTCGGTACCACGCCTCTTTTAGAAGCTGCATGCCATGGGCATTATGAGTTTGAAGACTGGCTAAATCTTCAAAGGCCTCGTCTATCAACGTTTCCGCACAGTGGTGCCATTTGCTCGAATAAGAAGGATGTCAAACCGCGCTAG